In Cynocephalus volans isolate mCynVol1 chromosome 16, mCynVol1.pri, whole genome shotgun sequence, the following proteins share a genomic window:
- the LOC134364642 gene encoding interferon alpha-3-like: protein MALLVLSCQATCSLGCDLPQAHSLGTRRALILLGRMRRISPLSCLKDRNDFGFPQEDLDGHQLQKARAISVLHEMTQQSFNLFCTEGSSAAWDESLLDKLCTGLYQQLDDLEACLMPEVGVEETPLVNEDFALAVRKYFQRISLYLKEKRHSPCAWEVVRAEIVRSFSSSINMRG from the coding sequence atggccctgctggtgctcagctgccaggcgacctgctctctgggctgtgatctgcctcaggcccacagcctggggaccaggagggccttgatactcctgggacgaatgaggagaatctcccctctgtcctgcctgaaggacagaaatgacttcggattcccccaggaagacttggatggccaccagctgcagaaggcccgagccatctctgtcctccatgagatgacccagcagagcttcaacctcttctgcacagagggctcatcggctgcttgggatgagagcctcttggacaaactctgcactggactctatcagcagctggacgacctggaagcctgtctgatgccggaggtgggggtggaagagactcccctggtgaacgaggacttcgcactggccgtgaggaaatacttccaaagaatcagtctctacctgaaagagaagaggcacagcccttgcgcctgggaggtcgtgagagcagaaatcgtgagatccttctcttcatcaataaacatgcgggga